The following proteins come from a genomic window of Stegostoma tigrinum isolate sSteTig4 chromosome 30, sSteTig4.hap1, whole genome shotgun sequence:
- the c30h19orf25 gene encoding UPF0449 protein C19orf25 homolog has translation MSSKNKKRVILPTRPEPPTIEQILEDVTCARPSDPVFTSLAEGSEEFLIPVRAEVSLPDVETQYQQSKAYVELNKRLQVEIHELASRSKELKKAGEQLDLSISEIKDKHFQNQANDKE, from the exons ATGTCATCAAAAAACAAGAAGCGTGTCATTTTGCCAACTCGACCTGAGCCTCCCACGATCGAGCAGATTTTGGAGGATGTCACATGTGCCAGACCATCTGATCCAGTATTCACTTCATTAGCTGAAGGCTCTGAGG aatttCTGATTCCAGTGAGAGCAGAAGTGTCGCTGCCGGATGTTGAAACCCAATACCAGCAAAGCAAAGCTTATGTTGAACTGAATAAACGTTTACAAGTGGAGATTCACGAGTTGGCATCACGATCCAAAGAATTGAAGAAAGCAGGGGAACAACTTGATCTGAGTATTTCCGAAATTAAAGATAAGCATTTTCAAAACCAAGCAAATGATAAAGAATAA